The following is a genomic window from Fluviispira vulneris.
AATATAAAATAAAATTCTAATCGAAAATCATAATAATTTATGCAAAAAGAGAAAATTATTTATCTTAGACATAATTTTCTCTAAATTAATAAAAACACAATATAAAATAAAGGAGATTTTAATTGAAATTTTTATTTTACTTGATTTTATTTGGTCTATTCATAAACAAAAATGATCCCTATTTATATGCAGACACCTCAGAGTACAACATTGATGAAAAAGAAAAAATCTCTCTTGAAATATTCTCAGAAATTAATAATCTTTCAGAAAATTATGGAAGATTTATAGTTGTGCGAGACCATAATTTATTTGGCTTACATGGGATTTCAAATAAGTTTCTAACATGCCAGATGGATTTACAAAAATGGATAGATAATTGGAGTACATTTATAAAAAATATTCATTTTAAAAATCAAAGCAATATCTATCCTTTTTCTACAGAGATGCAAGACTTTTTTTCCATACAAAGTTTTCAAGCAGAAAGCATTAAGGAAAACTGTTCTCAAGTAATTGAAAAAGCAAATAAATCTTTAGTAATTATTAACAGATCTAGACAATACAGTTCTGAAGTTCTTTCAGAGTTTAGTTATTATCTAAATGAAATTAGCAATTCTAAAAAAAATCTTTACTCAATCTTAGATAAATACATTACAACTTCTAATCTTATTTTAAAAAAATTAGATGAATTAAATATAAAATCTCATAAAAGTGTTTTTTCAAAAATCACTATAGAAATATACAAATTAAATATAAATGAACCTATTAAAATATTAAATGGCTTTTATTCTCTTATAAACGCTTCAAGAGATTTGAATCCATCAGTTGCCAAAATAGATATGACGGAGAAAAAAATGCATGATTATATTGATAAATTTAAATATTTTAGCGCATTAAAATTATACGATCATATTCTTTTAGACTGCGCTAAAACACATAGAGAAATATTAAATAGCACAATAAATTCAAATTATTTAATCTATAATTTTAATAAGATGAAGAGAAGTTGTAGCAACACATATAATGCGTTTATGCGCTTTAAAAAGAAGTTTAAAAGCAAACATGATTACGTTTTGAATTTTATTGAATATACAAAAAATAATACAAAAATAGACTGCAGCAAAAATATCAACATAATCCGATGCAATGAATTTTCAATCATTAAATCCATAAGAATAGAAAAAATTCAAGGATTTTCAGATAAAAAACTTGCATTAATTGAATATAGATTAAATAAAATCTTGGAAGAATATAAACTATGAAAATCAGCATATTTTTAATTTTTGCTTTATTGATGAATTATATTTCAGCATTTGCAAGTTCAGCATTGCTTTGCCATGATGGATATATCGATAACAAAAGACCAGCAATTCCATTCGTACCTTTTCGTATGACAGATAATAAAACAGATAGAGAATTATCACCAGATGATATAATCACAGCAATCGACCGCAATGGAAAAAGTTATCAAGTCAAAGCGGAAGAGTTTTTTTCAAACTTAAATTCAATAGAATATGGCTTAAATCAATGGGGATATTCTCTTCGAGATTCAACAGGAAGTTACAATCTCAGTTCGCTTGATTCATGCCTAAAACTTTTAGAAAATCAAAGAGAAGTTATTAAAAAAAACCTTATTGATGAGCCTGTAAATGAAGTGTTAAAGTACGATGATTGGAAAAAAAAAGTACAGCTTATAAATGAAGAGCAGAAAAAAAAATATCCACGCTTTACTGATCTTATCAAGTATAGAGATCCAGATAAATATAATGAATACACTTCAAAAGTAAACGCCTTCGATGTACCACGCCCTCTCCTTAAGAAAGTAGCTATGACTGTTTTTAAAAAAAGTAAAAATTGGGTTTTCGAGAAAGGAGAAATATCTAAATTTTTAATCGGTGGGAGTGCAGGATATGGTGTTAAAGCTAGCCATCTCGAAGCTTCGAGTTTTGCTCATATGACAATTGATGCTGCTATGCTGAATATTTGGCACGGCAGTGTTTTAAGTGCTAAAACAAGCGCAAGTTCGCCAGGTACAGGCATGGGAAGCCTCAGCCTTTCAGTTAATATTTTTGGTGCTACTTTATTTGCCGTAGACAATGATTTAGATAAAAGTGTTTATGCAAATGAAAAAGAGTTTATAAATACTCCGCTGAATATAGAAAAATCAACACATTTTACTCTTGGCCCCATTCCAATCCGCTTATCTCTTGGCATGCGCGGTAGTAACACAATGCGATGGGGACTCGACGCAAGACCTTTGCAATTACAAAGTTTCTTACAGCATTATGCAGAACTCGATGCATATGCTGTCGCAGCTGTCGATATTTTAATTGCAGGTGTCGGAGTGCATGGAAGACTATTACTCATTTCAGTAAATACACACATTTCAGGTAACGCTCACGTTGAATACAATGACACCCTTTATTTTAAATTAAATCTTGTCGGAAAAACAGATGTTCATACACTATTTGGAGATTTAAAACTTGTTGCTTATGCATATCTTCCCACTTTACAGTTCTGGAAGGGTATTTTAGAAAAAAAAGAATGGTTTAAACGTCTTGGAGAATATCCGGGCTTTAAATACTCTGGTAATATTTTTGACTATTCTGCAACGCTTTCTCCCACAGGTTTTAGTGCAAAAGGTCAGCTCAGCATAGAAGATGTAAATGATCACGTGCAAATTAAAAAAAGTGTGACTCGCAGAGAAGCCATTCTTTCTCTAGAAGATGCCACTCGAAAAAGAGCAAAAGAAACTTTTGAGTCGATTGAAGCAGACTTTAACAGCGAAAATAACAAAATATTATTGTCTGAAGACGAACTCTTAAAGAATCATTCTATTCGAATGAATAATATTTTCAATGATTATGAAAATGAATTAAAAGCAATTGATCACATTGCCGAATATTTGTGATCAAAAAATAGAATAATGAGACATTAAATCTTTACTATTGATGAGCATCATTCCCCTTTTTTTTTATAAGGTCAGTCAGTTTTTTGAATTCATCCGTTTGCTTAAATGATTCTATAGCATCCTGAACTATGCCTATTAATTTGGATGAGGTCCTTGATGTAGTCCCAATGTATTTATCAAATGTTGCAATTGGATCACCAATAACAAAATCTTTCTGAGTTAAATTTTCTTCTTTTGCTAGGGTATTCATTGCATAAGAAGCAACTATATCAATCGTAAACCAAGTATCGATTCTATTGCCAATCAGTTTTTTAAAATTTCTAAGATCTTCTGGATTTTCACTAATATTTTCGATATTAATTCCATTTTCAGGTCTTATGAGCATCGCTCTATATGAAGAGGCACTCAGAACACCTATAGTTGAATTTTTAGCTTCCTGTATTGAATTAATTCTACGTCCTTTTTTCATTGAAACGAAGACAGGATGCGCAGAATATATTTTTGAAACCCAAATAAATTTTTCTTCTCTTTCAGGAATCCTTGTTAAAGGAATAATAAAAGTTTTCATATCCTTATTGTCTAAAGCTTCTTTATAAGCTCTTGCCCAAGGACGCCATTCCAATTTTATTTTTATATTTTTTGCTTTAAATGCTTTTGCAATTATTTTTCCTCCTAAACCTCCCAGCTTGCCACCCGCAGTTTCTTCAACTTCTCCTACAAAACCTGGGTCAGCATATAAAGTGATTTCAGTACAAAATCCTTTTAAACAGAAAAATAAATTTAGGATGAGAATGACATATGTTTTTTTCTGAATACTCATATTTTAACTTAGCCCTCCTAGGTCATAAATTCCAGGATTTTTTAACAAAAAAAATAAAACATGTAAGCATATATCTCTTAGTAATCACAAAGATTTTGACAATAAATAAAGAACAAGTAAAAAGTATATCATCTTATAAATATTAGCATGAATTTATTAATTTTACAAAAACAGACTCGTCTACTAAGAATTTCAAAGTCAAATAAATGCGAATGAAAGATAATATATGAAAATTAAGATGTGCAGGTTTTAGAATTTTTGAGATTATATTATTTGCATTTAATGACAAGTGAAAAATTTATATATACATTCTATTCTGTGAAGCATAATTTTTTGAAAAAAGTTGTATACTTAAAAAATGTTATTTTTTGTAAATATATAAAATTATTTTAATTGACTTTTTAAAAATAAAATTTCTTTTAGACTGACTCAAATACCACTGTGCAGGAATTCTGTTCGTTGAAAATTTCCTAGCAAAAATCTAGTTCAAATTATTTCTCTTTTTAAATGCCAGCAACTCCAAATTAAAGTTACAAGAATGTCATTTTTTTAGACAAACAAATATTTGCTTGTGAATTGTTTTGGAAATTTTCATTATACACTAAGGTAATCTTAAGTATAATGGGTAAATTATATATATTTTTTTAAATAAAAA
Proteins encoded in this region:
- a CDS encoding substrate-binding periplasmic protein, producing the protein MSIQKKTYVILILNLFFCLKGFCTEITLYADPGFVGEVEETAGGKLGGLGGKIIAKAFKAKNIKIKLEWRPWARAYKEALDNKDMKTFIIPLTRIPEREEKFIWVSKIYSAHPVFVSMKKGRRINSIQEAKNSTIGVLSASSYRAMLIRPENGINIENISENPEDLRNFKKLIGNRIDTWFTIDIVASYAMNTLAKEENLTQKDFVIGDPIATFDKYIGTTSRTSSKLIGIVQDAIESFKQTDEFKKLTDLIKKKGNDAHQ